In Nyctibius grandis isolate bNycGra1 chromosome 28, bNycGra1.pri, whole genome shotgun sequence, a single genomic region encodes these proteins:
- the MTCL2 gene encoding microtubule cross-linking factor 2 isoform X1, with protein MASSRLQLSTSLAFSDLTEELLDAGTDGLLRELEDLRSENDYLKDEIEELRAEMLEMRDVYMEEDVYQLQELRQQLDQASKTCRILQYRLRKAERRSLRVAQTGQVDGELIHSLEQDVKVAKDVSVRLHNELEAVEKKRIRLEEENEDLRQRLIETELAKQVVQNEMDKLRENSLKKRGSRSIGKTEKKPSVQEDSADLKCQLHFAKEESALMCKKLTKLAKENDGMKEELLKYRSLYGDLDSSLSVEELADSPHSREAELKVHLKLVEEEANILSRRIVELEVENRGLRAEMDDMKGQGDRELPGQDARFLAGISGCGDAGDTVAELRRHLQFVEEEAELLRRSLLELEDQNKLLLNELTKYKSDHDLDITLSEDSCSVVSEPSQEELATAKVQISELSGKVKKLQYENRVLLSNLQRCDLASCQTTRPMLETDAEAGDSAQCIPTAGWRDSVDSSKADGQDRVPGGGKVPDGPTKLLKAKDLETLLGVRDQAVLVSKAIDVLISDANGFTSGLKACLDNECAVGLLGEAVGSGGESPSDAKLMNVLLMRLGVLQQDLGCFARKVDHLTGGLKEHTDSFPFSGPGSHDATKEGLQKEHTSNFQQPDFRDADPYRIPHAKDTDPAHPRSYKTCRPEENDSYATEMKELQLVLSEANESLRGLQEQLSQERQLRKDEVDNFSQKICQLKEDHQKALLRREFELQSLNLQRRLEQKFWSQEKNLLVQESQQFRQSFLLLFMKLKWFLKRWRQGKMVHREGEDFLEVNSMKELYLLLEEEELAPQQQADNKMCAGDAWTPNTPNECIKTLADMKVTLKELCTELREERRGAGELQQQFTKAKAAWEMERAELKCHIAQLESKAGKGITERVLPDWKVALKREREEHQHLLAESYSAVMDLTKQLQISEKNWNQEKVELLARFKEEQQQAEQQAKDLQNKINQLQKGASPWALKHSEMEKHGSNWKEALNEKITDKETSSEAEAKGTNLKRTKSVSSMSEFESLLDCSPYLPGKPTPGLGDHSRGKKASAAAQLLPNGMRDSASVPPSNCTYVNIEQPAPDSLAKEKLGICSWDYSRASSLSGHDPAQKQMQRSYTAPDKTGIRIYYSPPVVRRLEAPLVHNKEGKIMIEPGFLFTMAKPKEPEESTSTESTYSQWLCNFSKQQRELLDGGAVESAVPAVPRFPPSLHDLEISGNMSDDMKEITNCVRQAIRSSSLERKVKSTSSQTVGLAHVGTQTIQTVSVGLQTDLLRGAGVHGKSWSPRSSSLMSVRSKQISSSLDKVHSRIERPCCSPKYGSPKLQRRSSSKLDASKDRSLWNLHQSKQNGSAWARSTTTRDSPVLSNINDGLSSLFSVVEHAGSTESIWKPGCPESSRAKPEAPKYGLVQEFFRNVCGRAQSPTAPPEKKEATGEEGSKRAEHPSPATHHPAENFSRVLNKKVLKQSSCEDPKPSSPGQGSKDAALRDPDLISAIASEDMACDCSSQSLTSCFARPSRSAVRHSPSKCKLHPADPPRAEEKPGVSSE; from the exons GATGAGATCGAGGAGCTGCGCGCCGAGATGCTGGAGATGAGGGATGTCTACATGGAGGAGGACGTCTACCAGCTGCAGGAGCTCCGGCAGCAGCTGGACCAGGCCAGCAAGACCTGCCGCATCCTGCAGTACCGGCTGCGCAAGGCCGAGCGCCGCAGCCTGCGTGTGGCGCAGACGGGCCAGGTGGACGGCGAGCTCATCCACAGCCTCGAGCAGGACGTCAAG GTGGCCAAGGATGTCTCCGTGCGGCTCCACAACGAACTGGAGGCAGTGGAGAAGAAGAGGatcaggctggaagaggagaACGAGGACCTGCGCCAGCGGCTCATCGAGACGGAGCTGGCCAAGCAGGTGGTGCAGAATGAGATGGACAAGCTCCGAGAG AATTCCCTGAAGAAACGGGGGTCTCGCTCCATCGGGAAGACCGAGAAGAAGCCGTCAGTGCAG GAGGACAGCGCGGACCTGAAGTGCCAGCTGCATTTCGCCAAGGAGGAGTCGGCCCTGATGTGCAAGAAGCTGACCAAGCTGGCCAAGGAGAACGACGGCATGAAGGAGGAGCTGCTGAAGTACCGGTCCCTGTATGGGGACCTCGACAGCTCCCTCTCCGTGGAGGAGCTGGCCGACTCTCCTCACTCCCGGGAGGCCGAGCTGAAGGTCCACCTCAagctggtggaggaggaagCCAACATCCTCAGCCGGAGGATAGTGGAGCTGGAGGTGGAAAACCGTGGGCTGCGGGCGGAGATGGACGACATGAAGGGCCAGGGGGACAGAGAGCTGCCGGGGCAGGATGCACGGTTCCTGGCAGGCATCTCGGGCTGTGGGGACGCGGGGGACACCGTGGCGGAGCTGCGCCGGCACCTGCAGTTCgtggaggaggaggctgagctGCTGAGGCGCtcgctgctggagctggaggacCAGAACAAGCTCCTCCTGAACGAGCTGACCAAGTACAAGTCGGACCATGATCTGGACATCACGCTGTCGGAGGACAGCTGCTCGGTGGTGAGCGAGCCCTCGCAGGAGGAGCTGGCCACGGCCAAGGTGCAGATCAGCGAGCTGAGTGGCAAGGTGAAGAAGCTGCAGTACGAGAACCGCGTGCTGCTCTCCAACCTCCAGCGCTGCGACCTGGCCTCCTGCCAGACCACCCGGCCCATGCTGGAGACCGACGCCGAGGCCGGCGACTCGGCACAGTGCATCCCCACCGCCGGCTGGAGGGACAGTGTGGACAGCAGCAAAGCCGACGGGCAGGACAGGGTGCCCGGCGGTGGGAAGGTGCCCGATGGTCCCACCAAGCTGCTCAAGGCCAAGGACCTGGAGACCTTGCTGGGCGTCCGGGACCAGGCGGTGCTCGTCAGCAAAGCGATCGACGTCTTGATTTCGGATGCCAACGGCTTCACCTCCGGGCTGAAGGCGTGCTTGGACAACGAGTGCGCGGTGGGGCTGCTGGGCGAGGCGGTGGGTAGCGGCGGCGAGAGCCCCAGCGACGCCAAGCTCATGAACGTGCTCCTCATGCGGCTGGGCGTGCTGCAGCAGGACCTGGGCTGCTTCGCGAGGAAGGTGGACCACCTCACCGGCGGCCTCAAGGAGCACACGGactctttccccttctctggcCCCGGCAGCCACGATGCCACCAAAGAGGGGCTGCAGAAGGAGCACACCTCCAACTTCCAG CAGCCTGATTTTAGGGACGCCGACCCTTACCGCATCCCCCACGCCAAGGACACGGACCCCGCGCATCCCCGGAGCTACAAAACCTGCCGGCCTGAGGAGAACGACTCCTACGCCACCGAG AtgaaggagctgcagctggtgctgTCGGAGGCCAACGAGAGCCTGCGGGGactgcaggagcagctctcGCAGGAGAGGCAACTGAGGAAGGACGAGGTGGACAACTTCTCGCAGAAGATCTGCCAG CTGAAGGAGGACCACCAGAAAGCACTGCTGCGGCGGGAGTTCGAGCTGCAGAGCCTGAACCTGCAGAGGCGGCTGGAGCAGAAGTTCTGGAGCCAGGAGAAGAACCTGCTGGTGCAGGAGTCGCAGCAGTTCAGGCAGagcttcctcctgctcttcaTGAAGCTCAAGTGGTTCCTCAAGCGCTGGCGCCAGGGCAAGATGGTGCACAGAGAGGGCGAGGACTTTTTGGAG GTGAACAGCATGAAGGAGCTGtacctgctgctggaggaggaggagctcgCCCCGCAGCAGCAGGCAGACAACAAGATGTGCGCTGGGGACGCCTGGACCCCCAACACG CCCAACGAGTGCATCAAGACGCTGGCGGACATGAAGGTGACCCTGAAGGAGCTGTGCACGGAGCTGCGGGAggagcggcgcggcgccggggagctgcagcagcagttcaCCAAGGCCAAGGCTGCCTGGGAGATGGAGCGCGCCGAGCTCAAGTGCCACATCGCCCAG CTGGAGTCGAAGGCAGGCAAAGGGATCACGGAGCGTGTGCTGCCAGACTGGAAGGTGGCTTTGAAGAGGGAGCGTGAGGAGCACCAGCATCTCCTAGCCGAGTCCTACAGCGCCGTCATGGACCTCACCAAGCAGCTGCAGATCAGCGAGAAGAACTGGAACCAGGAGAAAGTGGAGCTGCTGGCCCGCTTcaaggaggagcagcagcaggcagagcagcaagCGAAGGACCTGCAGAACAAAATCAACCAG TTGCAGAAAGGAGCCAGCCCTTGGGCATTGAAGCACTCTGAAATGGAGAAGCATGGCAGCAACTGGAAAGAG GCTCTCAATGAGAAAATCACAGACAAAGAGACAAGCTCTGAAGCAGAAGCCAAGGGAACCAACCTCAAAAG GACCAAGTCTGTTTCCTCCATGTCAGAGTTTGAAAGCTTGCTCGACTGTTCTCCCtacctccctgggaagcccacGCCGGGGCTGGGCGACCATTCCCGAGGCAAAAAGGCATCTGCAGCCGCCCAGCTGCTGCCCAACGGGATGCGGGACAGCGCCAGCGTTCCTCCCTCAAACTGTACATATGTGAATATTGAGCAACCTGCCCCTGACAGCCTGGCCAAGGAGAAGCTGGGCATCTGCTCCTGGGACTACTCACGGGCAAGCAGCCTCTCCGGGCACGATCCAGCCCAGAAGCAAATGCAGAGGAGCTACACGGCGCCCGACAAGACGGGGATCCGCATCTACTACAGCCCGCCGGTGGTGCGGCGGCTGGAGGCGCCTCTGGTGCACAACAAGGAGGGGAAGATCATGATCGAACCCGGTTTCTTGTTCACCATGGCCAAGCCGAAGGAGCCAGAGGAGTCGACCAGCACCGAGAGCACCTACAGCCAGTGGCTGTGCAACTTCTCCAAGCAGCAGCGGGAGCTGCTGGACGGCGGCGCGGTGGAGAGCGCGGTGCCGGCGGTGCCCCGCTTCCCCCCATCGCTGCACGACCTGGAGATCTCGGGCAACATGAGCGACGACATGAAGGAGATCACCAACTGCGTGCGGCAGGCCATCCGCTCCAGCTCGCTGGAGAGGAAGGTGAAAAGCACCTCCAGCCAGACGGTGGGGCTGGCCCACGTGGGCACGCAGACCATCCAGACGGTGAGCGTCGGCCTGCAGACCGACCTGCTGCGCGGCGCCGGTGTCCACGGCAAGAGCTGGTCCCCGCGCAGCTCCTCCCTCATGTCCGTGCGCAGCAAGCAGATCTCCTCCTCCCTGGATAAGGTCCACTCCAGGATCGAGCGGCCGTGCTGCTCCCCAAAATATGGCTCTCCAAAGCTCCAGAGGAGGTCTTCCTCCAAGCTGGATGCTTCCAAGGACAGGAGCCTCTGGAACCTGCACCAGAGCAAGCAGAATGGCTCTGCCTGGGCCCGCTCCACCACCACCCGCGACAGCCCCGTCCTCAGCAACATCAACGACGGCTTGTCCAGCTTGTTCAGCGTGGTGGAGCACGCGGGCAGCACCGAGTCCATCTGGAAGCCGGGTTGCCCCGAGAGCAGCCGGGCCAAGCCCGAAGCCCCCAAGTACGGCCTCGTGCAGGAGTTCTTCAGGAACGTCTGCGGGCGAGCGCAGagccccaccgcccccccagagaagaaggaggccaccggggaggagggcagcaagAGAGCTGAgcaccccagcccagccacccACCACCCAGCTGAAAACTTCTCCCGCGTCTTGAACAAGAAAGTCCTCAAGCAGAGCAGCTGCGAGGACCCCAAGCCCTCGTCCCCCGGCCAGGGGAGTAAGGACGCAGCCCTGCGGGACCCCGACCTCATCTCGGCCATAGCCAGCGAG GACATGGCGTGTGACTGCAGCTCCCAGTCCCTCACCTCCTGCTTCGCCCGGCCGTCCCGCTCCGCCGTCCGCCATTCCCCCTCCAAGTGCAAACTGCACCCCGCGGACCCCCCCAGGGCCGAGGAGAAGCCGGGGGTCTCGAGTGAGTGA
- the MTCL2 gene encoding microtubule cross-linking factor 2 isoform X2, with protein MASSRLQLSTSLAFSDLTEELLDAGTDGLLRELEDLRSENDYLKDEIEELRAEMLEMRDVYMEEDVYQLQELRQQLDQASKTCRILQYRLRKAERRSLRVAQTGQVDGELIHSLEQDVKVAKDVSVRLHNELEAVEKKRIRLEEENEDLRQRLIETELAKQVVQNEMDKLRENSLKKRGSRSIGKTEKKPSVQEDSADLKCQLHFAKEESALMCKKLTKLAKENDGMKEELLKYRSLYGDLDSSLSVEELADSPHSREAELKVHLKLVEEEANILSRRIVELEVENRGLRAEMDDMKGQGDRELPGQDARFLAGISGCGDAGDTVAELRRHLQFVEEEAELLRRSLLELEDQNKLLLNELTKYKSDHDLDITLSEDSCSVVSEPSQEELATAKVQISELSGKVKKLQYENRVLLSNLQRCDLASCQTTRPMLETDAEAGDSAQCIPTAGWRDSVDSSKADGQDRVPGGGKVPDGPTKLLKAKDLETLLGVRDQAVLVSKAIDVLISDANGFTSGLKACLDNECAVGLLGEAVGSGGESPSDAKLMNVLLMRLGVLQQDLGCFARKVDHLTGGLKEHTDSFPFSGPGSHDATKEGLQKEHTSNFQPDFRDADPYRIPHAKDTDPAHPRSYKTCRPEENDSYATEMKELQLVLSEANESLRGLQEQLSQERQLRKDEVDNFSQKICQLKEDHQKALLRREFELQSLNLQRRLEQKFWSQEKNLLVQESQQFRQSFLLLFMKLKWFLKRWRQGKMVHREGEDFLEVNSMKELYLLLEEEELAPQQQADNKMCAGDAWTPNTPNECIKTLADMKVTLKELCTELREERRGAGELQQQFTKAKAAWEMERAELKCHIAQLESKAGKGITERVLPDWKVALKREREEHQHLLAESYSAVMDLTKQLQISEKNWNQEKVELLARFKEEQQQAEQQAKDLQNKINQLQKGASPWALKHSEMEKHGSNWKEALNEKITDKETSSEAEAKGTNLKRTKSVSSMSEFESLLDCSPYLPGKPTPGLGDHSRGKKASAAAQLLPNGMRDSASVPPSNCTYVNIEQPAPDSLAKEKLGICSWDYSRASSLSGHDPAQKQMQRSYTAPDKTGIRIYYSPPVVRRLEAPLVHNKEGKIMIEPGFLFTMAKPKEPEESTSTESTYSQWLCNFSKQQRELLDGGAVESAVPAVPRFPPSLHDLEISGNMSDDMKEITNCVRQAIRSSSLERKVKSTSSQTVGLAHVGTQTIQTVSVGLQTDLLRGAGVHGKSWSPRSSSLMSVRSKQISSSLDKVHSRIERPCCSPKYGSPKLQRRSSSKLDASKDRSLWNLHQSKQNGSAWARSTTTRDSPVLSNINDGLSSLFSVVEHAGSTESIWKPGCPESSRAKPEAPKYGLVQEFFRNVCGRAQSPTAPPEKKEATGEEGSKRAEHPSPATHHPAENFSRVLNKKVLKQSSCEDPKPSSPGQGSKDAALRDPDLISAIASEDMACDCSSQSLTSCFARPSRSAVRHSPSKCKLHPADPPRAEEKPGVSSE; from the exons GATGAGATCGAGGAGCTGCGCGCCGAGATGCTGGAGATGAGGGATGTCTACATGGAGGAGGACGTCTACCAGCTGCAGGAGCTCCGGCAGCAGCTGGACCAGGCCAGCAAGACCTGCCGCATCCTGCAGTACCGGCTGCGCAAGGCCGAGCGCCGCAGCCTGCGTGTGGCGCAGACGGGCCAGGTGGACGGCGAGCTCATCCACAGCCTCGAGCAGGACGTCAAG GTGGCCAAGGATGTCTCCGTGCGGCTCCACAACGAACTGGAGGCAGTGGAGAAGAAGAGGatcaggctggaagaggagaACGAGGACCTGCGCCAGCGGCTCATCGAGACGGAGCTGGCCAAGCAGGTGGTGCAGAATGAGATGGACAAGCTCCGAGAG AATTCCCTGAAGAAACGGGGGTCTCGCTCCATCGGGAAGACCGAGAAGAAGCCGTCAGTGCAG GAGGACAGCGCGGACCTGAAGTGCCAGCTGCATTTCGCCAAGGAGGAGTCGGCCCTGATGTGCAAGAAGCTGACCAAGCTGGCCAAGGAGAACGACGGCATGAAGGAGGAGCTGCTGAAGTACCGGTCCCTGTATGGGGACCTCGACAGCTCCCTCTCCGTGGAGGAGCTGGCCGACTCTCCTCACTCCCGGGAGGCCGAGCTGAAGGTCCACCTCAagctggtggaggaggaagCCAACATCCTCAGCCGGAGGATAGTGGAGCTGGAGGTGGAAAACCGTGGGCTGCGGGCGGAGATGGACGACATGAAGGGCCAGGGGGACAGAGAGCTGCCGGGGCAGGATGCACGGTTCCTGGCAGGCATCTCGGGCTGTGGGGACGCGGGGGACACCGTGGCGGAGCTGCGCCGGCACCTGCAGTTCgtggaggaggaggctgagctGCTGAGGCGCtcgctgctggagctggaggacCAGAACAAGCTCCTCCTGAACGAGCTGACCAAGTACAAGTCGGACCATGATCTGGACATCACGCTGTCGGAGGACAGCTGCTCGGTGGTGAGCGAGCCCTCGCAGGAGGAGCTGGCCACGGCCAAGGTGCAGATCAGCGAGCTGAGTGGCAAGGTGAAGAAGCTGCAGTACGAGAACCGCGTGCTGCTCTCCAACCTCCAGCGCTGCGACCTGGCCTCCTGCCAGACCACCCGGCCCATGCTGGAGACCGACGCCGAGGCCGGCGACTCGGCACAGTGCATCCCCACCGCCGGCTGGAGGGACAGTGTGGACAGCAGCAAAGCCGACGGGCAGGACAGGGTGCCCGGCGGTGGGAAGGTGCCCGATGGTCCCACCAAGCTGCTCAAGGCCAAGGACCTGGAGACCTTGCTGGGCGTCCGGGACCAGGCGGTGCTCGTCAGCAAAGCGATCGACGTCTTGATTTCGGATGCCAACGGCTTCACCTCCGGGCTGAAGGCGTGCTTGGACAACGAGTGCGCGGTGGGGCTGCTGGGCGAGGCGGTGGGTAGCGGCGGCGAGAGCCCCAGCGACGCCAAGCTCATGAACGTGCTCCTCATGCGGCTGGGCGTGCTGCAGCAGGACCTGGGCTGCTTCGCGAGGAAGGTGGACCACCTCACCGGCGGCCTCAAGGAGCACACGGactctttccccttctctggcCCCGGCAGCCACGATGCCACCAAAGAGGGGCTGCAGAAGGAGCACACCTCCAACTTCCAG CCTGATTTTAGGGACGCCGACCCTTACCGCATCCCCCACGCCAAGGACACGGACCCCGCGCATCCCCGGAGCTACAAAACCTGCCGGCCTGAGGAGAACGACTCCTACGCCACCGAG AtgaaggagctgcagctggtgctgTCGGAGGCCAACGAGAGCCTGCGGGGactgcaggagcagctctcGCAGGAGAGGCAACTGAGGAAGGACGAGGTGGACAACTTCTCGCAGAAGATCTGCCAG CTGAAGGAGGACCACCAGAAAGCACTGCTGCGGCGGGAGTTCGAGCTGCAGAGCCTGAACCTGCAGAGGCGGCTGGAGCAGAAGTTCTGGAGCCAGGAGAAGAACCTGCTGGTGCAGGAGTCGCAGCAGTTCAGGCAGagcttcctcctgctcttcaTGAAGCTCAAGTGGTTCCTCAAGCGCTGGCGCCAGGGCAAGATGGTGCACAGAGAGGGCGAGGACTTTTTGGAG GTGAACAGCATGAAGGAGCTGtacctgctgctggaggaggaggagctcgCCCCGCAGCAGCAGGCAGACAACAAGATGTGCGCTGGGGACGCCTGGACCCCCAACACG CCCAACGAGTGCATCAAGACGCTGGCGGACATGAAGGTGACCCTGAAGGAGCTGTGCACGGAGCTGCGGGAggagcggcgcggcgccggggagctgcagcagcagttcaCCAAGGCCAAGGCTGCCTGGGAGATGGAGCGCGCCGAGCTCAAGTGCCACATCGCCCAG CTGGAGTCGAAGGCAGGCAAAGGGATCACGGAGCGTGTGCTGCCAGACTGGAAGGTGGCTTTGAAGAGGGAGCGTGAGGAGCACCAGCATCTCCTAGCCGAGTCCTACAGCGCCGTCATGGACCTCACCAAGCAGCTGCAGATCAGCGAGAAGAACTGGAACCAGGAGAAAGTGGAGCTGCTGGCCCGCTTcaaggaggagcagcagcaggcagagcagcaagCGAAGGACCTGCAGAACAAAATCAACCAG TTGCAGAAAGGAGCCAGCCCTTGGGCATTGAAGCACTCTGAAATGGAGAAGCATGGCAGCAACTGGAAAGAG GCTCTCAATGAGAAAATCACAGACAAAGAGACAAGCTCTGAAGCAGAAGCCAAGGGAACCAACCTCAAAAG GACCAAGTCTGTTTCCTCCATGTCAGAGTTTGAAAGCTTGCTCGACTGTTCTCCCtacctccctgggaagcccacGCCGGGGCTGGGCGACCATTCCCGAGGCAAAAAGGCATCTGCAGCCGCCCAGCTGCTGCCCAACGGGATGCGGGACAGCGCCAGCGTTCCTCCCTCAAACTGTACATATGTGAATATTGAGCAACCTGCCCCTGACAGCCTGGCCAAGGAGAAGCTGGGCATCTGCTCCTGGGACTACTCACGGGCAAGCAGCCTCTCCGGGCACGATCCAGCCCAGAAGCAAATGCAGAGGAGCTACACGGCGCCCGACAAGACGGGGATCCGCATCTACTACAGCCCGCCGGTGGTGCGGCGGCTGGAGGCGCCTCTGGTGCACAACAAGGAGGGGAAGATCATGATCGAACCCGGTTTCTTGTTCACCATGGCCAAGCCGAAGGAGCCAGAGGAGTCGACCAGCACCGAGAGCACCTACAGCCAGTGGCTGTGCAACTTCTCCAAGCAGCAGCGGGAGCTGCTGGACGGCGGCGCGGTGGAGAGCGCGGTGCCGGCGGTGCCCCGCTTCCCCCCATCGCTGCACGACCTGGAGATCTCGGGCAACATGAGCGACGACATGAAGGAGATCACCAACTGCGTGCGGCAGGCCATCCGCTCCAGCTCGCTGGAGAGGAAGGTGAAAAGCACCTCCAGCCAGACGGTGGGGCTGGCCCACGTGGGCACGCAGACCATCCAGACGGTGAGCGTCGGCCTGCAGACCGACCTGCTGCGCGGCGCCGGTGTCCACGGCAAGAGCTGGTCCCCGCGCAGCTCCTCCCTCATGTCCGTGCGCAGCAAGCAGATCTCCTCCTCCCTGGATAAGGTCCACTCCAGGATCGAGCGGCCGTGCTGCTCCCCAAAATATGGCTCTCCAAAGCTCCAGAGGAGGTCTTCCTCCAAGCTGGATGCTTCCAAGGACAGGAGCCTCTGGAACCTGCACCAGAGCAAGCAGAATGGCTCTGCCTGGGCCCGCTCCACCACCACCCGCGACAGCCCCGTCCTCAGCAACATCAACGACGGCTTGTCCAGCTTGTTCAGCGTGGTGGAGCACGCGGGCAGCACCGAGTCCATCTGGAAGCCGGGTTGCCCCGAGAGCAGCCGGGCCAAGCCCGAAGCCCCCAAGTACGGCCTCGTGCAGGAGTTCTTCAGGAACGTCTGCGGGCGAGCGCAGagccccaccgcccccccagagaagaaggaggccaccggggaggagggcagcaagAGAGCTGAgcaccccagcccagccacccACCACCCAGCTGAAAACTTCTCCCGCGTCTTGAACAAGAAAGTCCTCAAGCAGAGCAGCTGCGAGGACCCCAAGCCCTCGTCCCCCGGCCAGGGGAGTAAGGACGCAGCCCTGCGGGACCCCGACCTCATCTCGGCCATAGCCAGCGAG GACATGGCGTGTGACTGCAGCTCCCAGTCCCTCACCTCCTGCTTCGCCCGGCCGTCCCGCTCCGCCGTCCGCCATTCCCCCTCCAAGTGCAAACTGCACCCCGCGGACCCCCCCAGGGCCGAGGAGAAGCCGGGGGTCTCGAGTGAGTGA